The Candidatus Kouleothrix ribensis genome has a segment encoding these proteins:
- a CDS encoding VWA domain-containing protein → MQRFIAQLKKIATLIAFAIYRRQVELHTAKGDPSWAKDQLQVFQDLVKKRGLRHMIKVVWQQERTQILYTLLRMSLPALLVLAVMALVPLMSLPLSTSIGTVVGTILAAMTPQLSNSVSTARSIISHLVLPFLSNAWRSIKNILNTQWLANILVILIFLYGLTNLPGGSPPPPTGTQTGTVSPTPWQQLPTPGGESGVTPKTAPSATPLIAPSATPLIAPSATPLIAPSATPLIAPSATPLIAPSATPLIAPSATPLIAPSATPLIAPSATPLIAPSATPLIAPSTTPIIAPSTTPLIAPSTTPVVPTNTPTPTPTATWTPVPATPTATWTPVPATPTPTWTPEPATPTPTWTPEPATPTPTEEIPTITPIGPPPTVTPTPCIPGYRQSLAIQLTLDHSGSMEAFLPSVRAAARTFVGLTDPTTDQLGVTVFDRKANTTQQLTYDREAVLRAIDEVTRVDGTDVAAGIKAAHEELLSSRRGQGTLPVILLMTDGRAPSQPAIDAANAARADGIRVVVIAMGNKIEVDTLRQVASPNDLYFAKKPADVEPVFVAIVNSVKYGCDGAPSSQYRNP, encoded by the coding sequence ATGCAAAGATTTATCGCTCAGCTGAAGAAGATAGCGACACTCATCGCTTTCGCTATTTATCGTCGTCAAGTCGAACTTCATACTGCTAAGGGTGACCCTAGCTGGGCTAAAGACCAACTGCAGGTCTTCCAAGATTTGGTCAAAAAGCGTGGCTTGCGTCACATGATTAAGGTCGTGTGGCAACAAGAGCGTACGCAGATCCTCTACACGCTCTTGCGCATGTCACTGCCCGCGCTGCTAGTCCTGGCAGTGATGGCTCTGGTTCCTCTTATGTCTTTACCGCTGTCGACCAGTATCGGCACTGTCGTCGGTACTATCCTGGCGGCAATGACACCTCAGCTGAGCAATAGTGTCTCAACTGCTCGCAGCATCATCTCGCACCTAGTGCTACCCTTCCTATCCAATGCGTGGCGCTCGATCAAGAACATCCTGAACACGCAGTGGCTGGCCAACATCCTCGTCATTTTGATCTTCCTGTATGGTCTAACCAACCTACCGGGTGGATCACCACCGCCGCCTACGGGCACTCAAACGGGCACCGTGTCACCAACACCGTGGCAACAGCTGCCGACGCCGGGCGGCGAGAGCGGTGTGACCCCCAAGACTGCGCCATCGGCCACACCGCTGATTGCGCCATCGGCCACACCGCTGATTGCACCGTCGGCCACACCGCTGATTGCGCCATCGGCCACACCGCTGATTGCGCCATCGGCCACACCGCTGATTGCGCCATCGGCCACACCGCTGATTGCACCGTCGGCCACGCCGCTGATTGCACCGTCGGCCACGCCGCTGATTGCACCGTCGGCCACGCCGCTGATTGCGCCATCGGCCACGCCGCTGATTGCGCCGTCGACAACGCCAATCATCGCGCCATCAACCACGCCGCTGATTGCGCCATCAACCACGCCGGTGGTACCAACAAATACGCCAACACCGACGCCTACGGCAACATGGACGCCAGTGCCCGCGACGCCTACGGCAACATGGACGCCAGTGCCCGCGACACCGACACCGACTTGGACGCCGGAGCCGGCCACGCCGACACCGACCTGGACGCCGGAGCCGGCCACGCCGACGCCGACAGAGGAGATTCCAACTATCACGCCGATCGGCCCACCGCCAACGGTCACGCCGACGCCGTGCATCCCAGGCTACCGACAGTCGCTGGCCATCCAGCTGACGCTGGACCATAGCGGCTCCATGGAAGCGTTCTTGCCGAGCGTTCGAGCTGCGGCGCGCACCTTCGTGGGCCTGACTGACCCGACGACGGATCAGCTGGGCGTGACGGTGTTCGACCGCAAGGCCAACACGACTCAACAGCTTACTTACGATCGCGAGGCGGTGCTGCGGGCAATCGATGAGGTCACACGAGTGGATGGCACTGACGTGGCAGCGGGCATCAAGGCTGCGCATGAGGAGCTCTTAAGCTCGCGCAGGGGTCAGGGCACGCTACCGGTGATTCTGCTGATGACTGACGGCCGGGCGCCCTCGCAGCCGGCGATCGACGCAGCCAACGCGGCCCGCGCCGATGGCATCAGGGTGGTTGTGATCGCGATGGGCAACAAGATCGAGGTCGACACGCTGCGCCAGGTTGCATCACCAAATGACCTCTACTTCGCCAAGAAGCCGGCCGATGTAGAGCCTGTGTTCGTGGCGATCGTCAACAGCGTCAAGTATGGCTGTGATGGCGCGCCATCAAGCCAATATCGCAACCCGTAG
- a CDS encoding helix-turn-helix transcriptional regulator — MPSVSHPTKKLLTENERLILTSLLKEDQHGLGLIEEIYERSGIFLSPGTLYTGLKRMNRNGWITESEHVLPDADGNSMRRRYFTLTEEGRKMIIVTLQQLEAKAEETRSLLAQAKDKHRLKLCHPPSSVNQI; from the coding sequence ATGCCAAGCGTGTCGCATCCCACTAAGAAGCTCCTGACCGAAAACGAGCGCCTTATTCTGACGTCGCTGCTCAAAGAAGATCAGCATGGACTCGGTCTAATTGAGGAGATCTACGAACGGTCGGGCATCTTCCTATCACCGGGTACTTTGTATACGGGGTTAAAGAGGATGAACCGAAATGGATGGATCACCGAGAGTGAACACGTTCTTCCCGATGCTGATGGTAACAGCATGCGGCGTCGTTATTTCACTCTCACAGAGGAAGGCAGGAAGATGATAATCGTCACGCTTCAACAACTGGAGGCTAAGGCAGAGGAAACACGAAGCCTTCTAGCTCAAGCTAAAGACAAGCATCGACTCAAACTATGCCACCCTCCGAGTAGTGTTAACCAAATCTAA
- a CDS encoding helix-turn-helix transcriptional regulator: MDKQRLKVYVPATTPIELNILISLLAEPRHGLGIIQEIAERTENEMFLSPGTLYSALKRMDKSGWIQQVEGGIEPADGNAERRTYHALTRAGQRMIINELDRMERFVIETRDLITKVRDDDQGGMPERQEQNCSDGDDLPEKALELNRFWRSKKPLLGLSLK; the protein is encoded by the coding sequence ATGGACAAGCAGAGGCTCAAGGTATATGTACCGGCCACCACGCCGATCGAGCTGAATATCCTGATTTCGCTGCTGGCCGAGCCTCGGCACGGGCTTGGTATTATCCAGGAGATCGCCGAGCGTACCGAGAATGAAATGTTCTTGTCGCCTGGCACCCTCTATAGCGCCCTGAAGCGGATGGATAAATCCGGTTGGATCCAGCAGGTGGAAGGGGGGATAGAGCCAGCTGACGGCAACGCCGAGCGCCGAACCTACCATGCATTAACCCGTGCAGGGCAACGCATGATCATCAATGAGCTTGACCGCATGGAGCGGTTCGTGATCGAGACTCGTGATTTAATCACAAAAGTGCGAGATGACGACCAAGGCGGTATGCCCGAAAGGCAAGAGCAAAATTGCTCTGATGGGGATGATCTTCCCGAGAAGGCTCTCGAGCTGAACAGGTTCTGGCGGTCAAAAAAGCCGTTGCTTGGGTTATCTCTGAAATAG
- a CDS encoding metal-dependent hydrolase codes for MISAALHLTLAALAYCLLAGDIAPLDVAFALLLGLAPDLDTPKSLVGSLACSISVPLERRVGHRTATHSLLALMLVAGAAYLLAPHYWLALAGAYASHILLDLLIGVQGVRLFWPMQQFLTLTAWRDDGPMPRVLLSLAAPALLLVASWGQLAPLVAPAVTAAAAVANPIATPHPSPTLRPSVQLRFALPAGVGLSAVRVRQGDTIREGQVLASWGGATPTPWPSPTPPAPPIGPVNPLVAPAPLAAAGEVAEAQAARDALRTTQPAERAALIAEQRREAEALARHLAGAQRALGAIQARHEREQQEHAHAVERAGRELDDAHAAQMLADPADIAAAQRAAERTHAAEAKLIEALDAQDRMRTDQGIERAAAEAELAAAQADLAALPGRQQAALDRLDADHAAARLLAEGRLRLARAHAGEAAQAHELEERRAAATAQALAVAHQGQVTATVIAHAAASTATAQAQPTPMPTNVISHAAGTIAAIGAEERDGRLTITIDLIPAH; via the coding sequence GTGATCTCTGCCGCCCTCCACCTCACCCTCGCCGCGCTGGCCTACTGCCTGCTGGCCGGCGACATCGCCCCGCTGGACGTGGCGTTTGCTCTACTGCTCGGCCTCGCGCCCGACCTCGATACGCCCAAGAGTCTGGTTGGCTCGCTCGCGTGCAGCATCAGTGTGCCGCTGGAGCGGCGCGTCGGCCACCGCACGGCCACGCACAGCCTGCTCGCGCTGATGCTGGTCGCGGGCGCAGCCTACCTGCTCGCACCGCACTACTGGCTCGCGCTGGCAGGCGCCTACGCCTCGCATATCCTGCTCGACCTACTGATCGGCGTGCAGGGCGTGCGCCTATTCTGGCCGATGCAGCAGTTTCTAACACTGACGGCCTGGCGGGACGATGGGCCGATGCCGAGGGTGCTGCTATCCCTGGCCGCGCCGGCGCTGCTGCTCGTCGCCAGCTGGGGGCAGCTCGCGCCGCTGGTAGCGCCGGCTGTTACGGCGGCAGCGGCGGTTGCCAACCCGATCGCCACCCCGCACCCCAGCCCGACCCTACGGCCGAGTGTGCAGCTGCGCTTCGCACTGCCTGCCGGCGTGGGCCTCTCAGCTGTTCGGGTGCGTCAGGGCGACACCATCCGCGAGGGGCAGGTGCTGGCCAGCTGGGGCGGCGCTACGCCGACACCCTGGCCCAGCCCGACGCCGCCGGCGCCGCCGATCGGCCCGGTAAATCCGCTGGTCGCTCCCGCTCCGCTCGCAGCAGCCGGGGAAGTTGCCGAGGCCCAGGCGGCGCGTGATGCGCTGCGCACCACGCAGCCGGCCGAGCGGGCCGCGCTCATCGCTGAGCAGCGGCGTGAGGCCGAGGCGCTCGCGCGCCACCTGGCCGGCGCCCAGCGGGCGCTAGGAGCGATCCAAGCGCGCCATGAGCGCGAGCAGCAGGAGCACGCGCACGCGGTCGAGCGCGCTGGCCGTGAGCTTGATGATGCCCATGCAGCGCAGATGCTGGCTGACCCAGCTGACATTGCGGCTGCCCAGAGGGCCGCAGAGCGCACGCACGCGGCTGAGGCGAAGCTGATTGAAGCACTCGACGCGCAGGATCGCATGCGCACCGACCAGGGTATCGAGCGCGCCGCAGCCGAGGCAGAGTTGGCGGCAGCGCAGGCTGACCTTGCTGCGCTGCCAGGGCGGCAGCAGGCCGCACTCGATAGGCTCGACGCCGACCATGCTGCGGCGCGGCTTCTTGCCGAGGGTAGGCTGCGCCTGGCGCGCGCCCACGCCGGCGAGGCCGCGCAGGCCCACGAGCTCGAGGAACGGCGCGCCGCCGCAACCGCGCAGGCGCTGGCTGTGGCACACCAGGGCCAGGTCACCGCTACGGTGATCGCACACGCCGCTGCATCGACAGCCACCGCGCAAGCACAGCCCACGCCGATGCCAACCAACGTGATCAGCCACGCGGCCGGGACGATCGCCGCGATTGGGGCCGAGGAGCGCGACGGCCGGCTCACGATCACAATCGACCTTATCCCAGCGCACTAA
- a CDS encoding Crp/Fnr family transcriptional regulator — protein sequence MNHSFDKASLLGSLRLFHNMDADSLRKLARLVKLKRFTAGASIIVEGESIVPGTRAAESDGLYILLVGRVEISVTWIADMLTLIQLLYSGDIFGEGALITGLPRNATAVSATDTTLLMLPASAYRYMREHDTDLTLALHDVLFRGMALHQQRGNQLTSLASISPLWLRMVKLLTLVARADRSTEGGYAVKHLSRDQLATLLHVHRTTVSGILGDLERRDLIARERSKISRIVIPNMGKLHTVLKDAGFGDEEEGGVGQERADGS from the coding sequence ATGAACCACTCATTCGACAAGGCATCGCTGCTCGGCTCACTACGGTTATTCCACAATATGGATGCCGACAGCCTCCGCAAGCTGGCGCGGCTGGTCAAGCTGAAACGCTTCACCGCCGGCGCGTCGATTATCGTTGAGGGCGAGAGCATCGTCCCCGGCACGCGCGCCGCCGAGAGCGACGGACTCTACATTCTCCTGGTCGGTCGGGTCGAGATCAGCGTCACGTGGATCGCTGACATGCTCACGCTGATCCAGCTGCTCTATAGCGGCGACATCTTCGGCGAGGGCGCGCTGATCACCGGCCTGCCGCGCAACGCCACGGCGGTCTCGGCGACCGACACGACGCTGCTGATGCTGCCGGCCAGCGCATACCGTTACATGCGCGAGCATGACACGGATCTGACGCTGGCGCTGCACGATGTGCTGTTTCGCGGTATGGCGCTGCACCAGCAGCGCGGCAATCAGCTCACCTCGCTGGCCAGCATCTCGCCGCTGTGGCTGCGCATGGTCAAGCTGCTGACGCTTGTCGCGCGCGCGGATCGCTCGACCGAGGGCGGCTACGCGGTCAAGCACCTGAGTCGCGATCAGCTGGCCACGCTGCTGCACGTCCATCGCACGACGGTGAGCGGTATTCTGGGCGATCTGGAGCGGCGCGATCTGATCGCGCGCGAGCGTAGCAAGATCAGCCGGATCGTGATACCCAACATGGGCAAGCTACATACGGTGCTTAAGGATGCTGGGTTTGGGGATGAGGAAGAGGGAGGCGTCGGGCAGGAGCGTGCGGATGGCAGCTAA
- a CDS encoding DNA-binding protein — MPRPAATREQVFAAADALTEAGIRPTTILIREKVGGGSFSTVQKLLAEWDLAHAAQAQLPPLPDALQRYGLELMQKVWAAALAQDDARVEQVRAEAQRQVEEARAQQHGAEQIVEHLEGDLDEQRDRADALRAQVKELNATIDALRGRQGAAEVRALAAEAHARELEQRVATQATELDSVRAKQLEQAEQLGELAALRRQVELQAALLAQLNHKEVNA, encoded by the coding sequence ATGCCGCGCCCCGCCGCGACCCGCGAACAGGTATTTGCCGCTGCCGATGCGCTGACTGAGGCCGGCATCCGGCCGACCACCATCCTGATCCGCGAGAAGGTCGGCGGCGGCAGCTTCTCCACTGTCCAGAAGCTACTGGCCGAGTGGGATCTCGCGCACGCAGCCCAGGCCCAGCTGCCGCCGCTGCCCGACGCGCTCCAGCGCTATGGCCTGGAGCTGATGCAGAAGGTCTGGGCGGCGGCGCTGGCGCAGGACGACGCGCGGGTCGAGCAGGTGCGGGCCGAGGCCCAGCGCCAGGTCGAGGAGGCGCGCGCGCAGCAGCACGGCGCCGAGCAGATCGTCGAGCACCTGGAGGGCGACCTCGATGAGCAGCGCGACCGGGCCGATGCGCTGCGCGCGCAGGTCAAGGAGCTGAACGCCACCATCGATGCGCTGCGCGGCAGACAGGGCGCGGCCGAGGTGCGTGCGCTGGCAGCCGAGGCCCACGCGAGGGAGCTGGAGCAGCGGGTCGCAACGCAGGCCACAGAGCTGGATAGCGTCCGAGCGAAGCAGCTCGAGCAGGCCGAGCAGCTCGGCGAGCTGGCCGCGCTGAGGAGGCAGGTCGAGCTACAGGCCGCGCTGCTGGCCCAGCTGAACCACAAGGAGGTCAACGCGTAG
- a CDS encoding SUMF1/EgtB/PvdO family nonheme iron enzyme, with translation MSDDSQQLLAWLQSLPPEQRAQLLAQYTQQSGGVNLDAGNTIQQVGDVLAESQTKGAVENPGTLHGNAVGVNYGTVQAFFGGKPPADAKELLDNYLEWLVTEYGRLRLGKLLGKEQTGREQSALPALSLRAVYTALATNVRLPLKRFTDLTRDVLLETMDAGDPHQVLPDLVRLPILSVPERAELGLPASPLPPFVPLPSTEPLASQWAALRREAEQRRDGPLMGGWYRPELPINAIGAHRRLVLLGGPGSGKSTVLRYLTVWISEVLLAGRDPKKPSLPVPFFCQLGKVAQALSDDPAHDLEALISALMAPVVGAGGLRAELRETILQAWRRGGALLCLDGLDEVSGVPEHTRAGARSRRERLADAIRQLAGQLSRAWFVVTCRTKPYEQSAAWQLRDGWELRRLEPFTLGQVRHFVPAWYAQTCTASNALYTPAEAQARAEHLVEVLAQRPNLQEITASPLLLTMLVLLHYNKKQLPEERAEIYEELVGLLLDRWEGVRSADIDRRVATIGERLELPQLTIDDLRPAIHEIAFAAHQQAIDGRGVLTGEAMRRALDAFFARKINAADPRAVPRAVCAAKSDTLITLLREETGLVQEEGDDAYVLPHLTFEEYLAACHLAGREDIGLAYAQWRDGGDRWREVLLLLMGRLRKQEKFALAFSWLTLLVSERVGTMQKATLQRQRDAIFAAACYEALERRDHLAGRAHDVLGFEAQLRTALCDLLEHPDPTLTLPERVEAGRALGELGDPRFPVAIEQWRAEALLQIFGQPGGYWCSLPAGRYRIGEGGDDQSISVSGVVRSVARRLSGSTEAGVPIELPGFWIARYPVTVAQYAPFVAVGYGPEAERWWTPEGWRWKQSRQRSRPEDWDNSRYTATNQPVISVAWYEATAYCAWLSEQLVEVLPADYCVRLPSEAEWEAAASYAPGEPRRAYPWGEEDPTPERAIYDASGLDTPAPVGCCPAGAAVCGALDLAGNVWEWCASSLKAYPAQSQVLEKDFTLDSREYDVPLRGGSYYNNSTSVRCGARSRSDPIDRSGDDGFRLVVAPRSH, from the coding sequence ATGAGCGATGATTCGCAGCAACTCCTGGCCTGGCTCCAATCGTTGCCGCCTGAGCAGCGCGCCCAGCTGCTGGCCCAGTACACACAGCAGAGCGGCGGCGTCAACCTGGACGCCGGCAACACTATTCAGCAAGTCGGCGATGTGCTAGCAGAGAGCCAGACCAAGGGCGCGGTCGAGAATCCAGGCACGCTCCACGGCAACGCAGTCGGCGTAAACTACGGCACGGTGCAGGCATTCTTTGGCGGAAAGCCGCCTGCCGATGCCAAGGAACTGCTGGATAACTACCTTGAGTGGCTGGTTACCGAGTACGGCCGGCTGCGGCTAGGCAAGCTACTGGGCAAGGAGCAGACCGGCCGCGAGCAAAGTGCGCTGCCGGCGCTGTCGCTGCGCGCGGTCTACACCGCGCTGGCCACCAATGTACGGCTGCCGCTCAAGCGGTTTACTGACCTCACGCGCGATGTACTGCTGGAGACGATGGACGCGGGCGACCCCCACCAGGTGTTGCCCGACCTGGTACGCCTGCCGATCTTGAGCGTGCCTGAACGAGCCGAGCTGGGTCTGCCTGCCTCACCCCTGCCGCCCTTTGTGCCGCTGCCCAGCACTGAGCCGCTGGCCAGCCAGTGGGCCGCGCTGCGGCGCGAGGCGGAGCAGCGCCGCGATGGGCCGCTGATGGGTGGCTGGTATCGGCCAGAGCTGCCGATCAATGCGATTGGCGCACACCGCCGGCTGGTACTGCTCGGCGGCCCCGGCTCGGGCAAGTCAACCGTGCTGCGTTACCTCACGGTCTGGATCTCGGAGGTGCTACTGGCTGGCCGCGACCCTAAGAAACCCTCGTTGCCAGTGCCGTTCTTCTGCCAGCTTGGCAAGGTCGCCCAGGCGCTCAGCGACGACCCGGCCCACGATCTGGAGGCGCTAATCTCAGCGCTGATGGCGCCGGTGGTGGGCGCAGGCGGTCTGCGCGCCGAGCTGCGCGAGACGATCCTTCAAGCCTGGCGGCGTGGCGGCGCACTGCTCTGCCTCGATGGCCTCGATGAGGTTTCGGGCGTGCCTGAGCACACGCGCGCAGGTGCGCGCAGCCGGCGCGAGCGTCTGGCCGATGCGATCCGCCAGCTTGCCGGTCAGCTCAGCCGCGCCTGGTTTGTCGTCACTTGCCGCACCAAGCCCTACGAGCAGAGCGCCGCCTGGCAGCTGCGCGATGGCTGGGAGCTGCGCCGGCTTGAGCCGTTCACGCTCGGCCAGGTGCGCCACTTTGTACCGGCCTGGTACGCTCAAACCTGTACTGCGTCGAATGCGCTCTACACCCCAGCAGAAGCCCAGGCCCGCGCCGAGCACCTGGTCGAGGTGCTGGCACAGCGGCCGAACCTACAAGAGATCACCGCCTCGCCGCTGCTGCTGACCATGCTGGTGCTGCTGCACTATAACAAGAAGCAGCTGCCCGAGGAGCGCGCCGAGATCTACGAGGAGCTGGTCGGGCTGCTGCTCGATCGCTGGGAGGGCGTGCGCTCGGCCGATATCGACCGGCGCGTGGCCACGATCGGCGAGCGGCTGGAGCTGCCGCAGCTCACGATCGATGACCTGCGCCCGGCCATCCACGAGATCGCGTTTGCTGCGCACCAGCAGGCGATCGACGGCCGCGGCGTGCTGACCGGCGAAGCGATGCGCCGCGCACTCGACGCCTTCTTTGCGCGCAAGATCAATGCGGCCGACCCGCGCGCGGTGCCGCGCGCCGTCTGCGCCGCCAAGAGCGATACGCTGATCACGCTGCTGCGCGAGGAGACCGGGCTGGTGCAGGAGGAGGGCGACGACGCGTATGTGCTGCCGCACCTGACCTTCGAGGAGTATCTGGCGGCCTGCCACCTGGCCGGGCGCGAGGATATTGGGCTGGCCTACGCCCAGTGGCGCGACGGCGGCGACCGCTGGCGCGAGGTGCTGCTGCTGCTGATGGGCCGGCTGCGCAAGCAGGAGAAGTTCGCGCTGGCGTTTAGCTGGCTCACGCTGTTGGTCTCTGAGCGTGTCGGCACCATGCAGAAAGCCACGCTCCAGCGCCAGCGCGACGCGATCTTCGCGGCGGCCTGCTACGAGGCGCTTGAGCGGCGCGACCACCTGGCCGGCCGCGCGCACGATGTGCTGGGCTTTGAGGCGCAGCTGCGCACGGCGCTCTGCGATCTGCTGGAGCACCCCGACCCAACGCTCACTCTGCCTGAGCGCGTTGAGGCCGGCCGTGCGCTCGGCGAGCTGGGTGACCCGCGCTTTCCCGTGGCGATCGAGCAGTGGCGCGCCGAAGCATTGCTGCAGATCTTTGGCCAGCCGGGTGGTTATTGGTGTAGCCTCCCTGCAGGCCGCTACCGGATCGGCGAGGGGGGAGATGATCAGAGCATATCGGTAAGCGGAGTCGTGCGCAGCGTGGCGCGGCGGCTGAGCGGGAGCACGGAGGCAGGTGTGCCGATCGAGCTGCCGGGATTCTGGATCGCGCGCTACCCGGTCACGGTCGCGCAGTATGCGCCGTTCGTCGCGGTCGGCTATGGGCCGGAAGCTGAGCGCTGGTGGACGCCTGAGGGCTGGCGGTGGAAGCAATCACGGCAGCGCAGCCGACCGGAGGACTGGGACAACTCGCGCTATACTGCCACCAACCAACCAGTGATTAGCGTCGCCTGGTATGAGGCGACGGCTTACTGCGCCTGGCTCAGCGAGCAACTTGTGGAGGTACTGCCGGCAGATTACTGTGTGCGTCTACCAAGCGAAGCCGAGTGGGAGGCGGCCGCGAGCTATGCGCCAGGTGAGCCGCGCCGAGCGTACCCGTGGGGCGAAGAGGATCCAACCCCCGAGCGGGCAATCTACGATGCCAGTGGGCTGGATACGCCTGCGCCAGTGGGCTGCTGCCCAGCTGGCGCGGCTGTCTGCGGCGCGCTCGATCTGGCCGGCAATGTGTGGGAGTGGTGCGCGAGCAGCCTCAAGGCGTATCCTGCGCAGAGCCAAGTGCTTGAAAAAGACTTTACACTAGATAGCAGAGAGTATGATGTGCCATTGCGGGGTGGATCATATTACAATAATAGTACATCTGTTCGCTGCGGGGCGCGGAGCAGGAGCGACCCGATCGACAGGAGCGGCGACGACGGATTTCGGTTAGTAGTCGCCCCGCGCTCGCACTAA
- the avd gene encoding diversity-generating retroelement protein Avd produces MPDSPIFARCDELVQWVLRATVRYPRHYRAALGKATQEAALRMQRELIAAARRRDKRSALQAADEALHELRALVRQSQALGLLTVGQIEHAARLLDEIGRLIGGWRKALARAASGDAAE; encoded by the coding sequence ATGCCTGACTCGCCGATCTTCGCGCGCTGCGACGAGTTGGTGCAGTGGGTGCTGCGCGCGACCGTGCGCTACCCTCGGCACTACCGCGCGGCCCTGGGTAAGGCAACGCAAGAGGCGGCGCTGCGAATGCAGCGTGAGCTGATCGCCGCCGCGCGGCGGCGCGACAAGCGCAGCGCATTGCAGGCCGCCGACGAAGCGCTGCACGAGCTGCGCGCGCTCGTGCGCCAGAGCCAGGCGCTGGGCCTGCTCACGGTCGGCCAGATTGAGCACGCCGCGCGCCTGCTCGATGAGATCGGGCGGCTGATCGGCGGCTGGCGCAAGGCGCTGGCCCGCGCCGCGAGCGGCGATGCGGCAGAGTGA
- a CDS encoding group II intron reverse transcriptase domain-containing protein — MPKTYRNLWPQLVSFENLWRAYLAARRGKRARPAVAAYDLDAETRLLRLQERLEDDSYTPGPYRSFVIREWKRRQISAAPFEDRIVHHALCQVIEPIWEARFIHDSYACRVGKGTLAALDRAQHLARGYRYVLQLDIRAFFPAIDHAVLEATLAHHIADVRVRDLCGRIIAGGRDVLAEAYTPPYFPGDDLFAILRPRGLPIGNLTSQFWANVFLHPLDLFIKQDLHCRAYVRYCDDLLLFADDKATLHAWRGAVQDRLAALRLTIHEARAQVAPTAAGFPFLGWVVDPARRRLRRRSVVRFWRRYRARVAAYAAGAITFAQLDATVQGWIGQTQHGSTLGLRRAVLGTLVPRVNHAAASITLKER, encoded by the coding sequence ATGCCCAAAACCTACCGCAACCTATGGCCGCAGCTCGTCAGCTTCGAGAACCTGTGGCGCGCGTACCTGGCGGCGCGGCGCGGCAAGCGCGCACGGCCGGCCGTTGCCGCCTACGACCTCGATGCCGAGACGCGGCTCCTGCGGCTGCAGGAGCGACTGGAGGACGACAGCTACACGCCTGGCCCCTACCGCAGCTTCGTCATCCGCGAGTGGAAGCGCCGCCAGATCTCGGCCGCACCGTTCGAGGATCGGATCGTCCACCACGCGCTCTGCCAGGTGATCGAACCGATCTGGGAGGCGCGCTTTATCCACGACAGCTACGCCTGCCGGGTGGGCAAGGGCACGCTGGCCGCGCTCGATCGCGCCCAGCACCTCGCGCGCGGTTATCGCTACGTGCTCCAGCTCGACATCCGCGCGTTCTTCCCGGCGATCGATCACGCTGTGCTGGAGGCTACGCTGGCCCACCACATCGCCGATGTGCGCGTGCGCGATCTGTGCGGGCGGATCATCGCCGGCGGGCGGGATGTGCTGGCCGAGGCGTACACGCCGCCGTACTTCCCTGGCGATGACTTGTTCGCCATCCTGCGACCGCGCGGGCTGCCGATCGGCAACCTCACATCGCAGTTTTGGGCGAATGTCTTCCTGCATCCGCTCGACCTGTTTATCAAGCAGGATCTGCACTGCCGGGCGTATGTGCGCTACTGCGACGACCTGCTGCTGTTCGCCGATGACAAGGCCACGCTGCACGCGTGGCGTGGCGCGGTGCAGGATCGCCTGGCCGCGCTGCGGCTGACCATCCACGAGGCGCGGGCGCAGGTCGCGCCCACGGCGGCGGGCTTCCCGTTTCTGGGCTGGGTGGTCGACCCGGCCCGGCGGCGGCTGCGGCGGCGCAGCGTGGTGCGCTTCTGGCGGCGCTACCGCGCGCGCGTGGCGGCTTACGCCGCCGGGGCGATCACGTTCGCGCAGCTTGACGCCACGGTGCAGGGCTGGATCGGCCAGACCCAGCACGGCAGCACGCTGGGGCTGCGCCGCGCGGTGCTGGGCACGCTGGTGCCGAGAGTAAACCATGCTGCTGCATCTATAACCCTGAAGGAGCGGTGA